CGCACCCAGGCGCGCTCGCCCTCGCGCTCCACCTTCAGGTGCAGCCCCGCCCGGGCCAGCACCGCCCGCCCGGGCCGCAGCTCCATCCCATCCTCCGCCTCCAGCACCTCCAGCGCGCTCTGTCCGTCCAACCGGCGCGACAGCGCCTCCGTGTAGCCGGCGGGGATGTGCAGCGCGAGCGCCAGCGGCGAGGGGAAGTCCGCGGGCAGGTCCCTCAAGAGCCGCGTGAGCGCCGCGGGTCCGCCCGTCGAGGTGCCCACCACCACCAGCCGCTTCCAGGCGCGTGCGGGCGCTACCGGCGCGGGCTTCGTCACCGGCTCCCCGCTCACGGGCGGGCGCACCCGGGCCTGCGCCGCCAGGCGCACCTTGGCCACCAGCTCCTCGCCCAGCTCGTAGAGCCGGTCGGTGGCCAGCGCCGTGGGCTTGTGGACCAGGTCCACCGCGCCCGCCTGGAGCGCGGACACCGCCAGCTCGCTCTCCTCTCCCGCGCTGCTCACCACCACCACGCGCGGCGAGGGCGCCCCCGCCAGCGACTTGAGCACCCCGAGCCCGTCCAGGCCCGGCATCACCAGGTCCAGCGTCACCACGTCCGGCTGGAGCTCGGAGATCTTCTCCAGCGCATCCAGCCCGTCCCGCGCGGTGTCCACCACGGTGAGCCCAGGCGCGCTCGAGAGCACCTGGCGCAGCACCTTGCGCGCGAAGGCGGAGTCGTCCACCACCAGCACGCGAATGGTCGAGTCCGTCACGCACCCTCCTTGGGGCGGGTGTAGAAGAAGACGCCGCGCCGCTCCTCGCACTCCAGCGCGGTGCCGAAGCGCAGCAGGGACTCGGAGGTGCCCACCAGCAGGTGGCCTCCCGGCACCAGCGCCCCGGTGAGCAGCTCCGTCACGCGCCGCGCCGTGTCGTCCTGGAAGTAGATGAGCACGTTGCGGCAGAGGACGGCGTCGAAGGTGCCCAGCTCGGCGATGGTGGCCGCGTCCGTCAGGTTCACCCGCCGCCAGGTCACCGAGGCGAGGAGGTCCGAGCGCACGTGGGGCTTGCCGTCCACCACGTCCATGTAGCGCCCCTCGACGCCCGGCGGCAGCGCCCGGAGCGAGCGCAGGTTGTGCTCGCCGCGCCGGGCGCGATCCAGGGCACG
This portion of the Hyalangium ruber genome encodes:
- the cheB gene encoding chemotaxis-specific protein-glutamate methyltransferase CheB, with the protein product MTDSTIRVLVVDDSAFARKVLRQVLSSAPGLTVVDTARDGLDALEKISELQPDVVTLDLVMPGLDGLGVLKSLAGAPSPRVVVVSSAGEESELAVSALQAGAVDLVHKPTALATDRLYELGEELVAKVRLAAQARVRPPVSGEPVTKPAPVAPARAWKRLVVVGTSTGGPAALTRLLRDLPADFPSPLALALHIPAGYTEALSRRLDGQSALEVLEAEDGMELRPGRAVLARAGLHLKVEREGERAWVRLDRLPRQMPHHPSVDVLFQSAVAGWGADVVGVVLTGMGDDGLQGAESIRAAGGLVLTESADSAVVYGMPRVVKEAKLSHASAPIEEMAALLGRYAR